A stretch of Anaeromyxobacter dehalogenans 2CP-1 DNA encodes these proteins:
- a CDS encoding Ig-like domain-containing protein, with the protein MSAPARRAGTWLRRAGAPVAGAAALVLLLACGGGGGSSSSGKGYPQPSPKGRVLGLSSAATIGAQGGTLVSPDGLLTIAIPAGAVASPVAFTVDEITNTAPGALDPAKAYRLGPEGTTFSAPVSLTFVAAAPGAPLDGIAVAYQERQGFWLRYRDRDVARDLAAGTVTVASLHFSDWSLVGSSTRDLDGVVTVDSTLGKTYTATGNLALNYAAEDAGGAYFLQWGTLALDSTTVTAPDVACTAADPAFELDATIAEVLGSRAFRFGITARWPLSCSYAGGAAYDELLSLQFDTLGIYHPTCKRTLAAGSVISQDRLQGQYTLDCSTAGAVQLTWDLTTAAMRVPVAMDDSVTVSEGSFVVVNVLANDTVADGVAGLTILAGPANGTAVLNPDRTVTYTPTPGYFGPDTFTYQVTDSDGQTGSATVSVTVTAVDSGSPVAVDDAVTTLEDTATTVNVLANDTVQDPPATVAIATAPGKGTATVNADGTITYTPSANAFGADAFSYQVSDYDGQVATATASVTVTAVDDGPPVAVDEAVTLAEGGVVVIGVLANDTVVDGVSALVVTAGPAGGTAVVNADHTITYTPAPAFNGADAFTYQVTDGDGQTASATVSITVTAVDSGAPVAVADSASTPEGSAVVVPVLANDTVLDRPATVTVIAAPAHGSAVANVDGTVTYTPAAGWNGADAFTYQVADADGQASSASVSVTVAPVDSGAPAAVADAATTLEGTATTVAVLANDTVQDPPATVTVLSSPAHGTAVANADGTVTYTPTPGWNGSDAFTYQVGDLDGQTASATVTITVTAVDSGAPVAVADAASTAEGTAAVVAVLANDTVQDLPATVTVLSAPAHGTAVANADGTVTYTPAPTWNGSDAFTYQVADLDGQTASATVNVTVAPVDSGAPVAVADAITTGEGVATLVAVLANDTIADLPATVTVLTPPTYGTAIANADGTITYTPASGWNGADAFTYQVADLDGQTATANVTVAVTPVDSGAPVALADTASTAEGSPAIVPVLANDVVLDLPPSVTIASAPVHGTAVANADGTVTYTPAAGWNGTDVFTYQVADLDGQAAQADVTVTVTPADSGAPAAVADVATTAEDTPAAVTVLANDTVADPPATVSLLGAPAHGAATVQADGSILYTPAANWFGDDAFTYQVFDLDGQVASAAVSVTVSPVDDGPPVPVDDAAPVPVDTPTIIAVLANDTVVDGVASVIPGAPANGTAVANADGTITYTPNAAYAGADAFTYQVTDTDGQSATGTVSITVTSP; encoded by the coding sequence ATGAGCGCGCCGGCGAGACGAGCGGGGACGTGGCTTCGGCGCGCGGGCGCGCCGGTGGCGGGCGCCGCCGCGCTGGTGCTGCTCCTCGCCTGCGGCGGCGGCGGCGGCTCGAGCTCCTCCGGGAAGGGCTACCCGCAGCCGTCGCCCAAGGGGCGGGTGCTCGGCCTCTCCTCCGCCGCGACCATCGGCGCCCAGGGCGGGACCCTCGTCTCGCCGGACGGCCTGCTCACGATCGCGATCCCCGCGGGCGCGGTGGCGTCGCCGGTGGCCTTCACCGTCGACGAGATCACCAACACCGCCCCCGGCGCGCTCGATCCGGCCAAGGCCTACCGCCTCGGCCCGGAGGGGACGACCTTCTCGGCCCCGGTGAGCCTCACGTTCGTGGCCGCGGCGCCGGGCGCGCCGCTCGACGGCATCGCCGTCGCGTACCAGGAGCGGCAGGGCTTCTGGCTGCGGTACCGCGACCGCGACGTCGCCCGTGATCTGGCCGCCGGCACGGTGACGGTCGCCTCGCTGCACTTCAGCGACTGGAGCCTCGTCGGGAGCTCCACGCGCGACCTCGACGGCGTCGTCACCGTCGACTCGACCCTCGGCAAGACGTACACCGCGACCGGCAACCTCGCGCTGAACTACGCGGCCGAGGACGCGGGCGGCGCCTACTTCCTGCAGTGGGGGACGCTCGCGCTCGACTCCACGACCGTGACGGCCCCCGACGTCGCCTGCACCGCGGCGGACCCGGCCTTCGAGCTCGACGCGACCATCGCCGAGGTGCTCGGATCGCGCGCGTTCCGCTTCGGCATCACCGCGCGCTGGCCGCTCTCGTGCAGCTACGCCGGTGGCGCGGCGTACGACGAGCTGCTCTCGCTCCAGTTCGACACGCTCGGCATCTACCACCCGACCTGCAAGCGGACGCTCGCCGCCGGCTCGGTGATCTCGCAGGATCGCCTGCAGGGCCAGTACACGCTGGACTGCTCCACGGCCGGGGCGGTCCAGCTGACCTGGGACCTGACCACCGCCGCGATGCGCGTCCCGGTGGCGATGGACGACTCGGTGACGGTGTCCGAGGGCTCGTTCGTGGTGGTGAACGTCCTCGCGAACGACACCGTGGCCGATGGCGTGGCAGGCCTGACGATCCTCGCCGGCCCGGCGAACGGCACCGCCGTGCTGAACCCGGACCGGACCGTCACCTACACCCCTACGCCTGGCTACTTCGGCCCGGACACGTTCACGTACCAGGTGACCGACTCCGACGGCCAGACCGGCTCGGCGACCGTGTCGGTGACGGTGACGGCCGTGGACAGCGGCTCGCCGGTGGCGGTGGACGACGCGGTGACGACGCTCGAGGACACCGCGACCACCGTGAACGTGCTCGCCAACGACACGGTGCAGGACCCGCCCGCCACGGTCGCCATCGCGACCGCGCCGGGGAAGGGCACCGCCACGGTGAACGCCGACGGGACGATCACGTACACGCCGTCCGCCAATGCCTTCGGCGCGGACGCGTTCAGCTACCAGGTGAGCGACTACGACGGGCAGGTCGCGACCGCGACGGCCTCGGTCACGGTGACCGCGGTCGATGATGGGCCGCCGGTGGCGGTGGACGAGGCGGTGACGCTCGCCGAGGGCGGCGTGGTCGTCATCGGCGTCCTCGCCAACGACACGGTGGTGGACGGGGTCTCCGCGCTCGTGGTGACCGCCGGGCCGGCCGGCGGCACGGCGGTCGTGAACGCCGACCACACCATCACGTACACGCCAGCCCCGGCGTTCAACGGCGCGGACGCCTTCACCTACCAGGTGACCGACGGTGACGGCCAGACCGCCAGCGCGACGGTGAGCATCACGGTCACGGCCGTCGACAGCGGCGCGCCGGTCGCCGTGGCGGACTCGGCGTCGACGCCGGAAGGCTCCGCCGTGGTGGTGCCGGTGCTCGCGAACGACACCGTGCTCGACCGGCCGGCCACCGTGACGGTGATCGCTGCGCCGGCGCACGGGAGCGCCGTCGCGAACGTGGACGGCACGGTGACGTACACGCCAGCTGCGGGGTGGAACGGCGCCGACGCGTTCACCTACCAGGTGGCCGACGCGGACGGACAGGCCTCGTCCGCATCGGTGAGCGTCACCGTGGCGCCCGTGGACAGCGGCGCGCCCGCGGCGGTGGCGGATGCGGCGACGACGCTGGAGGGGACCGCCACCACCGTCGCCGTGCTGGCGAACGACACGGTCCAGGATCCGCCGGCCACGGTCACCGTGCTCTCGTCGCCGGCGCACGGGACCGCGGTGGCGAACGCCGACGGCACGGTGACGTACACGCCGACCCCGGGGTGGAACGGTTCGGACGCGTTCACGTACCAGGTGGGCGACCTCGACGGGCAGACCGCCAGCGCGACCGTGACCATCACGGTCACCGCCGTGGACAGCGGCGCGCCCGTGGCGGTGGCGGACGCGGCCTCCACGGCCGAGGGCACCGCCGCGGTGGTCGCGGTGCTGGCGAACGACACCGTGCAGGACCTCCCGGCCACGGTGACGGTGCTGTCGGCGCCCGCGCACGGGACCGCGGTGGCGAACGCGGATGGAACCGTGACCTACACGCCGGCGCCGACCTGGAACGGCTCCGACGCGTTCACCTACCAGGTGGCCGACCTCGACGGTCAGACCGCCTCGGCCACGGTGAACGTGACGGTCGCGCCGGTGGACAGCGGCGCGCCCGTGGCGGTGGCGGACGCGATCACCACTGGGGAGGGCGTCGCAACCCTCGTCGCGGTGCTCGCGAACGACACCATCGCCGATCTTCCCGCGACCGTGACCGTGCTGACGCCTCCGACGTACGGGACCGCCATCGCGAACGCCGACGGGACGATCACGTACACGCCGGCCTCGGGCTGGAACGGCGCGGACGCGTTCACCTACCAGGTCGCCGACCTCGACGGGCAGACCGCCACGGCGAACGTGACCGTGGCGGTGACGCCGGTGGACAGCGGCGCCCCCGTCGCGCTCGCCGACACCGCGAGCACGGCGGAGGGGAGCCCGGCCATCGTGCCGGTGCTCGCGAACGACGTCGTCCTGGATCTCCCGCCCTCCGTCACGATCGCGTCGGCGCCCGTCCATGGCACGGCGGTGGCGAACGCGGACGGCACCGTGACCTACACGCCCGCGGCGGGCTGGAACGGCACCGACGTGTTCACGTACCAGGTGGCCGATCTCGACGGGCAGGCCGCCCAGGCGGACGTGACGGTGACGGTGACGCCGGCGGACAGCGGCGCGCCGGCAGCGGTGGCGGATGTGGCGACGACCGCGGAGGACACGCCGGCCGCGGTGACGGTCCTCGCGAACGACACCGTGGCGGACCCGCCCGCCACGGTGAGCCTCCTGGGCGCGCCCGCACATGGAGCGGCCACGGTGCAGGCGGACGGCAGCATCCTCTACACCCCGGCCGCGAACTGGTTCGGCGACGACGCGTTCACCTATCAGGTGTTCGACCTGGACGGGCAGGTCGCGTCCGCCGCGGTGTCGGTCACCGTTTCGCCGGTCGACGACGGCCCACCCGTGCCGGTGGACGACGCGGCGCCGGTGCCGGTGGACACCCCGACGATCATCGCCGTCCTCGCGAACGACACCGTCGTCGACGGGGTCGCCTCCGTCATCCCGGGCGCGCCGGCGAACGGGACCGCGGTCGCCAACGCCGACGGGACCATCACCTACACGCCCAACGCCGCGTATGCCGGCGCCGATGCGTTCACGTACCAGGTCACCGACACCGACGGCCAGTCGGCGACGGGCACCGTCTCCATCACCGTCACCTCTCCCTGA
- a CDS encoding glycosyltransferase — protein sequence MRVLHVSGCYAPATEWGGVVTAVRGMLHALSSAGVEVELLTTTQRSRAELPAIPSGRRDVDGVPVSYFRSVHRLGRAFWAPGLGRALRARAPSFDLVHLHMLWTAAGIVAARHCRARGIPYVVTLHGALNPWALRQRAFEKRVFLAAAERRNLRGAARLHFTTEAERDEAPPWVRTLPAVVVPDVVDAERFVGLGNADERAHSFEVLLLSRIHAVKGFDLLVPAMRRVRALEPRARLVVAGPDEGGHRAVVERQVAAAGLREAVTFTGLLDETGRARALARAALLVAPSHQENFGMSVAEAMSAGLPVIVSDRVNLAGDVQRAGAGEVVPLDEGALADAILRVLRDPARRSDMGAAGRRLVTERFSSRAVGGALRAAYASVLSDRSRRSGPRGEA from the coding sequence GTGAGGGTGCTGCACGTCAGCGGCTGCTACGCGCCCGCGACCGAGTGGGGCGGCGTCGTCACCGCCGTCCGCGGCATGCTCCATGCGCTGTCCTCGGCCGGCGTGGAGGTGGAACTGCTCACCACCACCCAGCGCTCCCGGGCGGAGCTCCCGGCCATCCCGAGCGGAAGGCGCGACGTGGACGGGGTACCCGTCTCCTACTTCCGATCGGTGCACCGGCTGGGCCGCGCGTTCTGGGCGCCCGGCCTCGGGCGCGCGCTCCGGGCGCGCGCCCCCAGCTTCGACCTCGTCCACCTGCACATGCTCTGGACCGCTGCCGGCATCGTCGCGGCGCGACACTGCCGCGCGCGTGGCATCCCATACGTGGTCACGCTGCACGGCGCCCTGAACCCGTGGGCGCTGCGGCAACGCGCCTTCGAGAAGCGGGTGTTCCTCGCCGCCGCCGAGCGGCGCAACCTGCGGGGCGCCGCGCGCCTGCACTTCACCACCGAAGCGGAGCGCGACGAGGCGCCGCCCTGGGTGCGGACCCTGCCGGCCGTGGTGGTGCCGGACGTGGTCGACGCGGAGCGATTCGTCGGGCTGGGGAACGCGGACGAGCGGGCGCACAGCTTCGAGGTGCTGCTCCTCTCGCGCATCCACGCCGTGAAGGGCTTCGATTTGCTCGTGCCGGCGATGCGCCGGGTTCGGGCGCTCGAGCCCCGTGCCCGCCTGGTGGTCGCCGGTCCGGACGAGGGGGGGCACCGCGCCGTCGTCGAGCGACAGGTCGCGGCGGCGGGCCTGCGGGAGGCGGTCACCTTCACCGGCCTGCTGGACGAGACGGGCCGCGCGCGGGCCCTCGCGCGCGCCGCCCTCCTGGTCGCGCCTTCCCACCAGGAGAACTTCGGGATGTCGGTGGCCGAAGCCATGTCGGCCGGGCTGCCCGTGATCGTCTCCGACCGCGTGAACCTCGCTGGCGACGTGCAACGCGCCGGCGCGGGCGAGGTCGTCCCGCTCGACGAGGGTGCGCTCGCCGACGCCATCCTCCGCGTGCTCCGCGACCCTGCGCGGCGCAGCGACATGGGCGCCGCCGGGCGCCGGCTCGTGACCGAGCGCTTCTCCTCCCGGGCAGTCGGCGGTGCGCTGCGCGCCGCGTACGCGTCGGTGCTGTCGGACCGATCGCGGCGGTCCGGGCCTCGGGGGGAAGCGTGA
- a CDS encoding cytochrome c3 family protein codes for MRSRTALLLVFLAAAGPALAAPKAPPAKAQPAAAAPKQGNPYRLKTGAEGKLCLDCHADFEQKLAQKSVHTPVRTRDCVGCHNPHASDHGKLLADTGGQICARCHGGMVPASAKSLHAPVSEGKCASCHAAHASNFKNNLLKGGAELCAGCHKKLVDGIVAAKVKHKPVENDCATCHDVHGSATSPSLLKKDAPDLCVGCHRPDGAIFLKKHMNYPVGKARCTTCHDPHGSSKPGMLYDHVHPPVARGQCSQCHEPPGSPNRFKPKQAGVELCKLCHTPKIGEFTAKARVHRPVLEGDACLTCHGPHASKQAGLPRANLTVVCGECHADTIKRQKLSPAKHEPVGAGECGACHDPHSSDSPLMLTGANRVEMCGKCHDWQRHSSHPIGEKVKDPRNPNRTVDCLSCHRAHGTEYAQMLPFPTTTDLCTKCHESFKR; via the coding sequence ATGCGCTCGCGAACCGCTCTCCTCCTCGTGTTCCTCGCCGCGGCCGGCCCGGCGCTGGCCGCGCCCAAGGCGCCGCCGGCGAAGGCGCAGCCCGCCGCGGCCGCGCCGAAGCAGGGCAACCCGTACCGCCTGAAGACCGGCGCCGAGGGCAAGCTCTGCCTCGACTGCCACGCCGACTTCGAGCAGAAGCTCGCGCAGAAGTCGGTGCACACGCCCGTCCGGACGCGCGACTGCGTCGGCTGCCACAACCCGCACGCCTCGGACCACGGCAAGCTGCTCGCGGACACCGGCGGCCAGATCTGCGCCCGCTGCCACGGCGGCATGGTCCCCGCCTCGGCGAAGAGCCTCCACGCGCCGGTGAGCGAGGGCAAGTGCGCGAGCTGCCACGCCGCGCACGCCTCCAACTTCAAGAACAACCTGCTGAAGGGCGGCGCGGAGCTCTGCGCCGGCTGCCACAAGAAGCTGGTGGACGGCATCGTCGCGGCCAAGGTGAAGCACAAGCCGGTCGAGAACGACTGCGCCACCTGCCACGACGTCCACGGCTCCGCGACCTCGCCGAGCCTGCTCAAGAAGGACGCGCCGGACCTCTGCGTCGGGTGTCACCGCCCGGACGGCGCCATCTTCCTCAAGAAGCACATGAACTACCCGGTGGGAAAGGCGCGCTGCACGACCTGCCACGATCCGCACGGCTCGAGCAAGCCGGGCATGCTCTACGATCACGTCCACCCGCCGGTCGCGCGCGGGCAGTGCTCGCAGTGCCACGAGCCGCCCGGCTCGCCCAACCGCTTCAAGCCGAAGCAGGCGGGCGTCGAGCTGTGCAAGCTCTGCCACACCCCCAAGATCGGAGAGTTCACCGCCAAGGCGCGGGTGCACCGCCCGGTGCTGGAGGGCGACGCCTGCCTGACCTGCCATGGGCCGCACGCGTCGAAGCAGGCGGGCCTGCCGCGCGCGAACCTGACGGTGGTCTGCGGCGAGTGCCACGCGGACACCATCAAGCGGCAGAAGCTCTCGCCGGCGAAGCACGAGCCGGTGGGCGCCGGCGAGTGCGGGGCGTGCCACGATCCCCACTCGTCCGACTCGCCGCTCATGCTCACCGGCGCCAACCGGGTCGAGATGTGCGGCAAGTGCCACGACTGGCAGCGCCACTCGTCCCACCCGATCGGCGAGAAGGTGAAGGACCCGCGCAACCCGAACCGGACGGTGGACTGCTTGAGCTGCCACCGCGCTCACGGGACCGAGTACGCGCAGATGCTGCCGTTCCCGACGACCACCGACCTGTGCACGAAGTGCCACGAGTCGTTCAAGAGGTGA
- a CDS encoding glycosyltransferase family 10 domain-containing protein yields MKPVRVDFVDFWPGFDRRRNVLLDVLRARFRVEVVDDPDFLFFANFGRRHRRYRCTRVFFTGENVRPDFRRCDFALTFDHLPEEPRHLRWPLYNLYLDDPRFLLERRRDVDALVAEKTRFCNLVCSNPAATERLRFFEKLSRYKPVDSGGRVLNNVGGPVPDKLAFIRQHRFTIAFENASYPGYTTEKIVEPMRVGSIPIYWGNPLVHLDFDLRSIVSWHEHGNDEATIERVIQIDRDEELYRHMLLQPFLPDGRPTPYSDPGVLLNWLERVFSTPRRDARPPRRWW; encoded by the coding sequence GTGAAGCCCGTCCGCGTCGACTTCGTGGACTTCTGGCCCGGCTTCGATCGGCGCCGCAACGTGCTGCTCGACGTGCTGCGCGCCCGGTTCCGGGTGGAGGTCGTGGACGATCCCGACTTCCTGTTCTTCGCGAACTTCGGCCGGCGCCACCGGCGCTACCGGTGCACGCGCGTCTTCTTCACCGGCGAGAACGTTCGCCCCGACTTCCGCCGCTGCGACTTCGCCCTCACGTTCGACCATCTCCCGGAAGAGCCACGCCACCTCCGCTGGCCCCTGTACAATCTTTACCTCGACGACCCCCGCTTCCTCCTCGAGCGGCGGCGGGACGTCGACGCGCTCGTGGCGGAGAAGACCCGGTTCTGCAATCTGGTGTGCTCCAATCCCGCCGCCACCGAGCGGCTGCGCTTCTTCGAGAAGCTGTCCCGGTACAAGCCGGTGGACTCCGGCGGGAGGGTTCTGAACAACGTGGGGGGGCCGGTCCCGGACAAGCTCGCGTTCATCCGCCAGCACCGGTTCACGATCGCCTTCGAGAACGCCTCGTACCCCGGCTACACGACCGAGAAGATCGTCGAGCCCATGCGCGTGGGGTCGATCCCGATCTACTGGGGGAATCCGCTCGTTCACCTCGACTTCGACCTGCGCAGCATCGTGAGCTGGCACGAACACGGAAACGACGAGGCGACCATCGAGCGCGTCATCCAGATCGACCGCGACGAGGAGCTGTACCGCCACATGCTCCTCCAGCCCTTCCTGCCCGACGGCCGGCCGACGCCATACTCGGATCCCGGCGTGCTCCTCAACTGGCTCGAGCGCGTCTTCTCGACGCCGCGGCGCGATGCGAGGCCGCCGCGCCGGTGGTGGTGA
- a CDS encoding NHL repeat-containing protein, protein MSRAIVFQSVLGLAMAFGPAVAAAQAFRHQSTVYSDPKEAQLRRPEGVACGASGAVVVADTGNARLLLYTYRDGALTGGTQVKLAQVPYPYRVQLDPKGEVLVLDEKLRKIVRLDAKGAFLGNVGLEGAPAGALPGSFKVDGAGNLYVLDVLGPRVLVADPSGKVTRQLELPRDGAQFTDVAVDGAGTIFAVDAVGAAIWSADKGATAFKRLTESRKDVMSFPTYLAFHQGKLYVVDQHGSGIAILAADGSFQGRQLALGWSPGLVYYPAQICFAPDGAVFVADRGNDRIQVFDTSR, encoded by the coding sequence GTGTCGAGAGCGATCGTGTTCCAGTCGGTGTTGGGGCTCGCGATGGCGTTCGGGCCGGCCGTCGCGGCCGCCCAGGCGTTTCGCCACCAGTCCACCGTCTACTCGGATCCGAAGGAAGCCCAGCTCCGCCGGCCAGAAGGCGTGGCCTGTGGCGCGAGCGGTGCCGTCGTGGTCGCCGACACCGGCAACGCCCGGCTGCTGCTGTACACCTACCGTGACGGTGCGCTGACCGGCGGCACGCAGGTGAAGCTCGCCCAGGTCCCGTACCCGTACCGCGTGCAGCTCGACCCCAAGGGCGAGGTGCTGGTCCTCGACGAGAAGCTGCGCAAGATCGTGCGGCTCGACGCCAAGGGCGCCTTCCTCGGCAACGTCGGGCTGGAGGGCGCGCCGGCGGGTGCGCTGCCGGGCAGCTTCAAGGTGGACGGCGCGGGCAACCTGTACGTGCTGGACGTCCTGGGTCCCCGGGTGCTCGTGGCAGATCCCTCCGGCAAGGTGACGCGGCAGCTGGAGCTGCCCCGGGACGGCGCGCAGTTCACCGACGTGGCGGTGGACGGAGCCGGCACGATCTTCGCCGTGGACGCGGTAGGCGCCGCGATCTGGAGCGCCGACAAGGGCGCCACCGCGTTCAAGCGCCTGACCGAGTCGCGCAAGGACGTGATGAGCTTCCCCACCTACCTGGCATTCCACCAGGGCAAGCTGTACGTGGTGGACCAGCACGGCAGCGGGATCGCCATCCTCGCCGCGGACGGCTCGTTCCAGGGGCGTCAGCTCGCGCTCGGCTGGAGCCCTGGCCTGGTCTACTACCCGGCCCAGATCTGCTTCGCGCCGGACGGGGCCGTGTTCGTGGCCGACCGCGGCAACGACCGCATCCAGGTGTTCGACACCAGCCGGTGA
- a CDS encoding glycosyltransferase family 2 protein — MSAPSFSVILATVHRPELATAAARSVLGGTWSDLELLVVDQSRDGRTREAMSALRDPRLVYLHSDVMGLSHARNLGAAHARGALLAFLDDDAVAEPGWLQGYSSAFETEPRPGIVGGRLRPLWDAPRPAWFPSAHAFLLGLYDIGERRRDFPSRDLPIGANFAIPADVLRRLGGFDEALGFDASRAGSLVAGEDTALGLRVRAAGLRVVYEPRAAALHHVAPGKLTPSYFLSRLYWAGRSHIRTYRVVGAVPAPAGDAAAAPNRALPPGGAAQRLAQLAGRAAVLAGATVELLAPGGRRAGDAAR, encoded by the coding sequence ATGAGCGCCCCGTCCTTCTCGGTGATCCTCGCCACCGTGCACCGCCCGGAGCTCGCGACGGCTGCGGCCCGCTCGGTGCTGGGCGGAACCTGGAGCGACCTCGAGCTGCTGGTGGTCGATCAGAGCCGGGACGGCCGCACCCGCGAGGCCATGTCGGCGCTCCGTGACCCGCGCCTCGTGTACCTCCACTCCGACGTGATGGGGCTGAGCCACGCCCGCAACCTCGGCGCCGCGCACGCGCGCGGCGCACTGCTCGCGTTCCTGGACGATGACGCGGTGGCGGAGCCCGGCTGGCTGCAGGGGTACTCGTCCGCGTTCGAGACCGAGCCTCGCCCGGGCATCGTCGGCGGCCGCCTCCGTCCGCTCTGGGACGCGCCGCGGCCCGCCTGGTTTCCGTCCGCTCACGCCTTCCTGCTCGGGCTCTACGACATCGGCGAACGGCGCCGGGACTTCCCCTCTCGCGATCTCCCCATCGGCGCGAACTTCGCGATCCCGGCGGATGTGCTGCGGCGGCTCGGCGGCTTCGACGAGGCGCTGGGCTTCGACGCGAGCCGCGCGGGGTCGCTCGTCGCCGGGGAGGACACCGCGCTCGGCCTCCGCGTCCGCGCCGCCGGGCTTCGCGTGGTGTACGAGCCGCGCGCGGCAGCGCTGCACCACGTCGCGCCCGGGAAGCTCACGCCGAGCTACTTCCTGTCCCGGCTCTACTGGGCAGGGCGGAGCCACATCCGAACGTACCGGGTCGTCGGTGCGGTGCCGGCGCCCGCCGGCGACGCCGCCGCTGCGCCGAACCGGGCGCTGCCACCGGGGGGCGCGGCCCAGCGCCTCGCTCAGCTCGCCGGACGGGCTGCCGTGCTCGCGGGCGCGACGGTGGAGCTGCTCGCGCCGGGCGGGCGCCGGGCCGGGGACGCCGCGCGGTGA
- a CDS encoding cytochrome C — MHGSATKTSGSALVQGADASSTCLLCHAGVSSAPHSVLSLSVQPGAAPLNMTPGGDFAWLTKSWSWAGTAGLETSPGDAHGHNVVAADYGRFADPRHPTAPGGSYPSNQLSCISCHDPHGKYRVREGGVVATGGAPIVASGSYGDRTAFATPSQTTAIGTYRMLAGVGYQPRTLGGVNAFSADPPVALAPGAYNQGERIADVRVAYGSGMSEWCGNCHGAIHTPANPTRPGEFMHPSGSSAKLGMLANVYNAYVKTGDLGGSYALAYTSLVPYEEGTADRATLAASTSSDGMVRTGPVRGQENVMCLSCHRAHASGWDGSLRWNVKSEYVVAGGQWPGIDAIGEAGRAAVAQGRTRAETRGAMYDREPTAFASFQTSLCNKCHAK, encoded by the coding sequence ATGCACGGCAGCGCGACCAAGACCTCGGGCTCGGCCCTGGTCCAGGGTGCCGACGCGAGCTCCACGTGCCTCCTCTGCCACGCGGGCGTGTCCTCCGCGCCGCACTCCGTCCTCTCGCTCTCGGTCCAGCCCGGCGCCGCGCCGCTCAACATGACGCCGGGCGGCGACTTCGCGTGGCTCACGAAGTCGTGGTCCTGGGCCGGGACGGCGGGGCTCGAGACGAGCCCGGGCGACGCCCACGGCCACAACGTGGTCGCGGCCGACTACGGCCGCTTCGCCGATCCCAGGCACCCCACGGCGCCCGGGGGCAGCTATCCGTCGAACCAGCTCTCGTGCATCAGCTGCCACGATCCGCACGGGAAGTACCGCGTCCGGGAAGGCGGCGTCGTGGCCACCGGCGGCGCGCCCATCGTCGCATCCGGCTCGTATGGCGACCGCACCGCGTTCGCGACGCCGAGCCAGACCACCGCCATCGGCACCTATCGCATGCTGGCGGGCGTCGGCTACCAGCCGCGGACGCTCGGCGGCGTGAACGCATTCTCGGCGGATCCGCCGGTGGCGCTCGCACCCGGGGCGTACAACCAGGGGGAGCGGATCGCGGACGTCCGGGTGGCGTACGGCAGCGGCATGTCCGAGTGGTGCGGCAACTGCCACGGCGCGATCCACACGCCCGCCAACCCGACGCGTCCCGGGGAGTTCATGCACCCGTCGGGCAGCAGCGCCAAGCTCGGGATGCTCGCCAACGTGTACAACGCCTACGTGAAGACCGGTGACCTCGGCGGGAGCTACGCGCTCGCGTACACGTCGCTGGTGCCGTACGAGGAGGGGACGGCCGACCGGGCGACGCTCGCGGCGAGCACGTCGAGCGACGGCATGGTGCGGACGGGGCCGGTGCGCGGGCAGGAGAACGTGATGTGCCTCTCCTGCCATCGAGCGCACGCCTCGGGGTGGGACGGGTCGCTTCGCTGGAACGTGAAGAGCGAGTACGTCGTGGCTGGGGGGCAGTGGCCGGGGATCGACGCCATCGGGGAGGCCGGGCGGGCGGCGGTGGCCCAGGGACGCACGCGGGCGGAGACGCGCGGGGCGATGTACGACCGTGAGCCGACCGCGTTCGCCAGCTTCCAGACCAGCCTCTGCAACAAGTGTCACGCAAAGTGA